A window of Apium graveolens cultivar Ventura chromosome 8, ASM990537v1, whole genome shotgun sequence contains these coding sequences:
- the LOC141680048 gene encoding uncharacterized protein LOC141680048, whose amino-acid sequence MKDNRPTIQECKVYGKRHPGKCNKLNVTCFKYNHKGHHLLECTSVARKPKMTCFKCGKVGHMARNCKESIQKANVLRIAGPPPPPTKLVQPSARTFNMTMNDAVQDTDVVAGILTINSLEVKVLMDSGATRSFISENGVDSLKCVPYPLESSLLIEVANQGRVTTNNICPNCDVVMEGRNFSADLVPFKLEKFDIILGMNWLENHDGQIECRSKKVKLRSKDGTEVIFEGKKQIGNF is encoded by the coding sequence ATGAAGGATAATAGACCTACAATTCAAGAATGCAAAGTCTATGGAAAAAGACATCCTGGAAAATGTAACAAGCTTAATGTGACTTGTTTTAAGTACAATCACAAAGGTCATCACTTATTAGAATGTACAAGTGTTGCGAGGAAACCAAAGATGACTTGCTTCAAGTGCGGAAAGGTTGGCCATATGGCAAGAAATTGTAAGGAATCTAttcagaaggccaatgttcttaggattgctggaccaccACCTCCACCAACAAAATTAGTTCAACCAAGTGcaaggacattcaatatgacGATGAATGATGCGGTGCAAGATACAGATGTGGTAGCAGGTATACTTACTATAAATTCATTAGAAGTTaaagtgttaatggattctggagctactagatcttttatctctgaaaatGGTGTTGATAGCTTAAAGTGTGTTCCGTACCCTCTAGAATCTAGTTTGCTTATTGAAGTAGCAAATCAGGGAAGAGTTACTACCAATAATATTTGTCCTAATTGCGATGTTGTTATGGAAGGTCGgaacttttctgctgacttaGTACCTTTTAAGTTAGAAAAATTTGACATCATACTCGGGATGAATTGGTTAGAAAACCACGATGGGCAGATTGAATGTAGaagtaagaaagtgaaattgAGATCAAAGGATGGTACTGAGGTGATATTTGAAGGGAAGAAGCAAATAGGAAATTTCTAA